A single window of Bacteroidota bacterium DNA harbors:
- a CDS encoding ribonuclease Z → MQKFEVTILGCSSATPTSKRNPSAQLLNIADRYFLIDCGEGTQMQLRRYKIKFQRIGHIFISHMHGDHYYGLMGLLSSMHLLGRSADLHLYGPPVLKEIIDLQYKYSETRLHYNLIFHSLQQDSVNLIFEDEKVTVHTIILNHRIPCSGFLFREKDKLRKISKEKITEFKIPYSELNNIKLGGDYITKEGIIIPNEKITGGPMPLFSYAYCSDTCYDEKVIEQVKQVDLLYHEATFMDNMEERAKETFHSTTKQAALVAVRATVKKLMIGHYSARYNDLQPILAEAQSVFSNTVLALEGEKYNVGG, encoded by the coding sequence ATGCAAAAGTTTGAAGTAACCATCCTCGGATGCAGTTCTGCAACCCCAACTTCCAAACGTAATCCAAGTGCCCAGCTTCTAAATATTGCCGATCGCTATTTTTTGATCGATTGCGGCGAAGGAACGCAAATGCAGCTGCGCAGGTACAAAATAAAATTTCAGCGCATTGGTCATATTTTTATCAGCCACATGCATGGCGATCATTATTACGGATTGATGGGTTTGCTTTCAAGCATGCATTTATTGGGTCGTTCAGCCGATCTTCATTTATATGGTCCGCCGGTGTTGAAGGAAATAATTGACCTGCAATACAAATATTCCGAAACACGTCTTCATTATAACCTGATCTTTCATTCGCTGCAACAGGACTCTGTGAATCTTATTTTTGAGGATGAAAAGGTTACTGTGCATACCATCATTCTAAATCACCGGATACCATGCTCGGGTTTTTTATTCAGGGAGAAGGATAAACTCCGCAAAATAAGTAAGGAAAAAATAACTGAATTTAAAATTCCCTATTCGGAGTTGAATAATATAAAGCTGGGCGGAGATTATATAACGAAAGAGGGTATAATTATACCTAATGAAAAGATCACAGGTGGGCCAATGCCTCTTTTTTCGTACGCCTATTGCTCCGATACCTGTTATGATGAAAAGGTGATTGAACAAGTGAAGCAGGTCGATCTGCTTTACCATGAGGCTACTTTTATGGATAATATGGAAGAGAGGGCAAAGGAAACATTTCACAGTACAACAAAGCAGGCTGCACTTGTAGCGGTGAGGGCAACAGTTAAAAAGTTGATGATCGGTCATTATTCCGCACGTTATAACGATCTGCAGCCAATACTGGCAGAGGCCCAATCTGTTTTTTCCAATACCGTACTGGCCCTTGAAGGTGAGAAATACAATGTTGGAGGCTGA
- a CDS encoding response regulator transcription factor: MQKARKKIIIADSNYLTRAGLVSLVSEMKGFEVVSEVENKAYLLEKIKLYDPEVVVIDYSTSGFKLDTIHLLNKKHPVIQILAITPEISAGIISKALDSGVISHLLKHCDKEEIIEALYKTIEGQRFLCGKIVDRLMANELSQEKVVPSMAACDGMNVTDREMEIIKLIAEGYSNKKIAEMLFLSSHTVTTHRKNIMSKLGVNNTAGVVLFAVRENLLTPNKYLFS; encoded by the coding sequence ATGCAAAAAGCAAGGAAAAAGATCATAATTGCTGATAGCAACTATTTAACGCGGGCAGGTCTTGTTTCACTTGTTAGTGAAATGAAGGGTTTTGAAGTTGTTTCAGAAGTTGAGAATAAGGCTTATTTGCTTGAAAAAATTAAGCTATATGATCCTGAGGTTGTAGTTATTGATTACTCAACATCGGGATTTAAATTAGATACCATCCATTTATTAAATAAAAAACACCCTGTTATACAGATTTTAGCCATTACACCCGAGATATCTGCTGGCATTATATCAAAAGCGTTGGATTCCGGGGTTATAAGTCACTTATTGAAGCATTGCGATAAGGAAGAGATCATAGAAGCTTTGTATAAAACTATTGAAGGCCAACGATTTTTATGCGGCAAAATAGTTGACCGTTTAATGGCTAATGAACTTTCACAGGAGAAGGTTGTTCCTTCCATGGCTGCCTGCGACGGGATGAATGTTACAGACCGTGAAATGGAGATCATTAAACTCATAGCCGAAGGGTACTCGAATAAAAAGATAGCGGAGATGCTTTTTCTCAGCAGTCATACCGTGACCACACATCGGAAGAACATCATGTCAAAACTGGGAGTGAACAATACAGCGGGTGTTGTTCTATTCGCCGTTCGGGAAAACCTGCTTACACCAAACAAGTATTTGTTTTCATAA
- a CDS encoding STAS domain-containing protein, translated as MSFQVNKNEKYTIIRLKTEKLDTTVAPSLKSELVILNADGVKHIIIDLSAVRYCDSSGLSSILVANRLCKNANGAFVLMGLQEPVEKLIAISQLDSILNIAKSEQESIDMLFAQLAKNSGAEEG; from the coding sequence ATGAGTTTTCAGGTAAATAAAAACGAAAAATACACCATTATAAGGCTCAAAACAGAGAAGCTGGATACAACAGTCGCGCCTTCATTAAAATCGGAATTAGTTATTTTAAATGCTGATGGTGTTAAGCATATAATCATCGATCTTAGTGCAGTTCGTTATTGTGATTCTTCCGGTTTGAGTTCTATTTTAGTGGCTAACAGGTTATGTAAAAATGCCAATGGTGCATTTGTACTTATGGGTTTGCAGGAGCCTGTTGAAAAACTTATCGCCATTTCTCAACTCGATTCTATACTTAACATTGCGAAATCCGAACAGGAAAGCATAGATATGCTTTTTGCCCAATTGGCAAAAAATTCAGGTGCTGAAGAAGGGTAA